In one window of Cryptococcus neoformans var. neoformans B-3501A chromosome 11, whole genome shotgun sequence DNA:
- a CDS encoding hypothetical protein (Match to EST gb|CF190268.1|CF190268; HMMPfam hit to DNA_pol_B, DNA polymerase family B, score: 645.4, E(): 3.8e-191; HMMPfam hit to DNA_pol_B_exo, DNA polymerase family B, exonuclease domain, score: 383.1, E(): 3.4e-112), translated as MAIQEPITKKRKLDISSQKELEPQPSFTEVLEQLVAEEDAAGDSIETSAAWPRPPVPPFDAKKDTISFQQIEIEESADPKHGPTLRLFGVNKSGNSVLAHVYGFKPYFYVAAPSGFLNKDLQPLADKINSSISALGPCVTNCAIFNRRSLWGYRGDDTVPFIKITVSDPKNLSKVKDEFFTLSTIDFNGLFPPEILTYESNIAYTMRFMIDTKIVGMNWVSIPGGRYDLLEGGSKKSQCQIEISCNYKDLISHPPENEWLDIAPLRVLSFDIECAGRKGIFPEANVDPVIQIAAMVTRHGESKPFIRNVFTLNTCAHIVGSQVLEFKDERQLLLEWRKFVDTVDPDMIIGYNISNFDLPYLLDRAKALKIPDFAFLGRLRNVRTEVKETHFSSKAYGQRDSKAVNMEGRLQLDILQVMQRDYKLRSYTLNAVCAQFLGEQKEDVHHSIITELQNGTADSRRRLAVYCLKDAYLPQRLMDKLMCFVNYTEMARVTGVPFNYLLSRGQQIKVISQLYRNAADAGYVIPALKSEGSDEQYEGATVIEPSKGFYDVPIATLDFASLYPSIMMAHNLCYTTLLDKGTIERLKLVEGEDYVHTPNNDFFATSKRRKGLLPHILENLLAARKRAKQDLKVEKDPFKRAVLDGRQLALKVSANSVYGFTGATVGKLPCLAISSSVTAYGRQMIELTKKEVEAEYSMKNGYDHDAKIVYGDTDSVMVRFGCPDLPTAMRLGAEAADLVSGKFIKPIKLEFEKVYFPYLLISKKRYAGLYWTRPEKYDKMDTKGIETVRRDNCRLVSTVIETCLFKMLIDRDVKGAEDYVKDTIADLLQNKIDMSQLVITKALAKADYAAKQAHVELVERMRKRDAGSAPSLGDRVAYVIVKGVKGAAAYEKSEDPLYVLEHNVPIDTRYYLENQLSKPLMRIFEPILGEKANSLLHGDHTRTIQIATPTIGGLMKFAVKTVTCMGCRTPLRGKNESAVCVNCRPKLPELYQKQVAQTSALQIDFARLWTQCQRCQGSLHQDVICTSADCPIFYRRTARQKEVASSVAQLDRFEKETGW; from the exons ATGGCCATACAAGAACCCATtacaaagaagagaaagctCGATATCTCATCACAGAAGGAGCTTGAGCCGCAACCAAGTTTTACCGAAGTTTTAGAACAGCTTGTGGCCGAAGAGGATGCGGCAGGAG ATAGCATAGAGACGTCTGCGGCGTGGCCTCGACCGCCAGTCCCGCCATTTGATGCCAAGAAGGACACGATCT CTTTTCAGCAGATCGAAATCGAAGAGTCAGCTGATCCCAAGCATGGACCAACGCTACGGCTATTTGGAGTCAACAAAAGCGGTAATTCAGTTTTGGCGCATGTATATGGGTTCAAGCCATATTTCTACGTTGCAGCCCCTAGCGGTTTCCTCAACAAAGACCTTCAACCTCTGGCCGATAAGATCAAT TCTTCTATATCTGCGCTGGGTCCTTGTGTGACTAACTGTGCTATCTTCAACCGGCGGTCTCTATGGGGTTATCGAGGAGACGACACCGTACCGTTCATTAAGATCACCGTATCTGATCCCAAGAACCTATCGAAAGTTAAAGATGAGTTTTTTACATTGTCCACT ATAGATTTCAATGGTCTTTTCCCTCCTGAAATTCTCACCTATGAGAGCAACATTGCATACACCATGCGTTTCATGATCGATACGAAA ATTGTGGGGATGAATTGGGTCAGCATTCCCGGTGGACGGTATGATCTgctggaaggaggaagtaAAAAATCACAGTGCCAAATTGAAATCTCATGCAA ctATAAGGACTTGatttctcatcctcctgAAAATGAATGGCTGGATATTGCACCTCTTCGTGTTCTCAGTTTTGACATCGAATGTGCTGGCCGCAAAGGCATATTCCCAGAAGCAAATGTGGACCCCGTCATTCAAATCGCCGCGATGGTAACCCGTCACG GGGAATCAAAGCCTTTCATTCGAAACGTATTCACCCTCAACACGTGTGCTCATATCGTCGGATCTCAAGTGCTCGAATTCAAAGACGAAagacagcttcttcttgaatGGCGCAAGTTTGTAGATACGGTTGATCCTGATATGATTATCGGATATAACATTTCTAATTTCGATCTGCCCTATCTTCTTGATCGTGCTAAAGCTTTGAAGATCCCGGACTTTGCCTTTTTGGGTCGACTGCGAA ATGTCAGAACCGAAGTCAAGGAAACCCACTTTTCTTCAAAAGCTTACGGTCAGCGAGATTCCAAAGCTGTTAATATGGAAGGTCGACTTCAGCTTGATATTTTGCAAGTGATGCAACGGGACTACAAGCTTCGAAGCTATACTCTCAACGCCGTTTGTGCACAATTCCTAGGTgaacagaaggaagatgtcCATCATTCCATCATTACGGAGCTCCAAAATGGTACTGCGGATTCTCGGAGGCGTCTGGCTGTTTACTGTTTAAAG GATGCCTATCTTCCACAACGTCTGATGGACAAGTTGATGTGTTTTGTCAACTACACCGAAATGGCACGTGTCACAGGCGTTCCTTTCAACTATCTCCTGTCCAGAGGTCAGCAAATCAAGGTTATCTCTCAGCTTTACCGAAATGCCGCGGATGCCGGCTATGTTATCCCTGCTCTCAAAAGCGAAGGCTCCGATGAGCAGTATGAAGGTGCTACTGTCATTGAACCCAGTAAAGGTTTCTACGACGTGCCCATTGCCACTCTGGATTTCGCGTCACTGTATCCCTCAATCATGATGGCCCATAATTTGTGTTATACAACATTATTGGATAAGGGTACTATTGAAAGGCTGAAGCTCGTCGAAGGAGAAGACTATGTGCATACACCCAACAATG ACTTTTTTGCAACATCCAAACGTCGAAAGGGACTTCTACCTCACATTCTCGAAAATCTTCTGGCTGCCCGAAAGCGAGCCAAGCAAGATCTCAAAGTTGAGAAAGATCCTTTCAAGCGAGCCGTGTTGGACGGTCGACAACTTGCTTTGAAGGTGAGCGCCAACTCGGTCTACGGTTTCACCGGTGCCACCGTCGGGAAACTTCCCTGCCTTGCAATTTCCTCAAGTGTTACTGCCTACGGTCGACAGATGATCGAGCtcaccaagaaggaagtcgAGGCAGAGTACTCCATGAAAAACGGTTATGACCATGATGCCAAAATCGTCTATGGTGATACTGATTCTGTAATGGTGCGATTTGGGTGCCCAGATCTGCCAACAGCGATGAGACTAG GTGCCGAGGCTGCCGATCTCGTATCCGGCAAATTTATCAAACCCATCAAGCTCGAATTCGAAAAGGTCTACTTTCCTTACCTACTTATCAGCAAAAAGCGTTACGCCGGTCTCTATTGGACTCGGCCAGAGAAATACGACAAAATGGATACGAAGGGTATTGAG ACTGTCCGACGAGACAACTGTCGTTTGGTGTCCACGGTCATCGAAACTTGTCTCTTCAAGATGCTTATTGATCGAGATGTTAAGGGTGCTGAGGA CTATGTCAAGGACACTATCGCCGATCTTTTACAAAACAAGATTGACATGTCTCAGCTCGTGATCACCAAAGCCCTTGCCAAAGCTGACTATGCCGCCAAACAAGCACACGTTGAATTAGtagagaggatgaggaagcgtGACGCTGGTTCGGCTCCTAGTTTGGGTGATCGAGTGGCCTATGTCATTGTCAAAGGCGTTAAAGGCGCTGCAGCGTACGAAAAGTCTGAAGATCCTCTGTATGTTTTGGAACACAATGTTCCCATTGACACCCGATATTATCTGGAAAACCAACTTTCAAAGCCATTGATGAGGATTTTCGAGCCTATCCTTGGTGAGAAAGCCAATAGCTTGC TTCACGGTGATCATACAAGAACAATCCAGATTGCCACACCTACCATTGGCGGGTTGATGAAGTTTGCGGTCAAAACGGTGACGTGTATGGGCTGTAGAACCCCTCTTCGAGGCAAGAACG AGAGTGCCGTTTGCGTTAACTGTCGACCAAAGCTTCCAGAATTGTACCAAAAGCAAGTTGCTCAAACCTCAGCATTGCAAATCGACTTTGCGCGATTATGGACACAATGCCAGAGATGTCAGGGCTCACTACATCAA GACGTTATTTGCACCTCTGCCGATTGTCCCATCTTCTATCGTAGAACAGCTAGACAGAAAGAGGTCGCCTCATCAGTAGCTCAGCTTGACCGTTTCGAAAAGGAAACTGGTTGGTAA
- a CDS encoding hypothetical protein (HMMPfam hit to Acyl-CoA_dh, Acyl-CoA dehydrogenase, C-terminal domain, score: 247.1, E(): 3.1e-71; HMMPfam hit to Acyl-CoA_dh_M, Acyl-CoA dehydrogenase, middle domain, score: 218.6, E(): 1.1e-62; HMMPfam hit to Acyl-CoA_dh_N, Acyl-CoA dehydrogenase, N-terminal domain, score: 89.6, E(): 7.6e-24), giving the protein MIHQYHHKALKLAATCTRRQILARGMATANSVVSGPVSFSLSDDQRGIQELATKFTRDVIVPQAAEYDRTMEYPWPILKEAHSLGLLNTHIPEAYGGPELGLLECAIISESLAFGCSGIQTAMEANGLAEAPLIVAASHEQKRKYLGRMTEEPLMAAYCVTEPGAGSDVAGIKTRAEKKGDKWVLNGSKMWITNAGHANWFFVLAITDPEASPSRGMTGFIVDADTDGIILGKKEINMGQRASDTRMVTFEDVIVPEENVLGSPGEGFKIAMKAFDITRPLVSAAAVGLAQRALEEATKYAQERHTMGQPIINHQGVAFMLADMAIGVEAARGLVWKAAWAKDCRQRNTFYASMAKAFAGKTAVENANLGVQVFGGAGFNTEMPMEKLYRDAKIYELYEGTSQIQKLIVSKHLPSLYPAA; this is encoded by the exons ATGATCCATCAATATCACCACAAAGCATTGAAACTGGCTGCTACTTGTACTCGCCGACAAATTCTCGCACGGGGAATGGCCACCGCCAATTCAGTTGTTTCAGGTC CTGTTAGCTTCTCTCTCAGCGATGACCAAAGAGGTATTCAAG AGCTGGCAACTAAGTTCACCCGAGATGTTATCGTTCCCCAAGCAGCTGAGTATGACAGGACCATG GAGTATCCGTGGCCCATCCTCAAAGAGGCCCACTCCTTGGGCCTGCTCAATACACATATCCCCGAAGCT TATGGAGGGCCTGAGCTAGGATTACTGGAATGTGCGATTATCTCAGAATCTCTTGCTTTCGGGTGTTCTGGTATCCAAACTGCAATGGAAG CGAATGGCTTAGCCGAAGCGCCTTTGATCGTAGCAGCATCTCACGAACAGAAGCGAAAGTACCTAGGACGAATGACGGAGGAACCTTTGATGGCAGCTTATTGTGTGACTGAACCTGGAGCCGGATCTGATGTGGCAGGCATCAAGACTAGagccgagaagaagggtgatAAATGGGTACTCAATGGGAGCAAGATGTG GAT AACAAATGCTGGGCATGCTAACTGGTTT TTCGTGCTCGCGATTACGGACCCCGAAGCTTCCCCGAGCAGGGGCATGACTGGATTTATCGTGGACGCGGACACCGATGGTATCATCttaggaaagaaggagataaACATGG GACAACGAGCCTCTGATACAAGAATGGTCACGTTCGAAGATGTTATCGTCCCTGAAGAGAACGTATTGGGATCGCCAGGAGAAGGGTTCAAAA TCGCTATGAAAGCATTTGATATTACGCGTCCCCTGGTATCGGCAGCTGCTGTTGGTCTAGCCCAAAGAGCCCTTGAAGAAGCTACTAAGTACGCCCAAGAAAGACAT ACCATGGGCCAGCCAATTATCAACCACCAGGGTGTAGCTTTCATGTTGGCCGACATGGCGATCGGAGTTGAAGCGGCTCGTGGACTGGTCTGGAAAGCTGCTTGGGCGAAGGACTGCAGGCAACGCAACA CGTTCTATGCGTCGATGGCCAAAGCCTTTGCTGGAAAAACCGCGGTTGAGAATGCTAACCTTGGCGTACAAG TCTTCGGTGGCGCTGGATTCAACACTGAGATGCCGATGGAAAAGTTGTATCG TGACGCCAAGATTTATGAACTTT ATGAAG GGACTTCCCAAATCCAGAAGCTAATCGTCTCAAAGCACTTGCCTTCTCTATACCCAGCTGCATAA